The following is a genomic window from Amphiura filiformis chromosome 4, Afil_fr2py, whole genome shotgun sequence.
gggggggggacaaaaacagcaaatgtaggcattagaagtaggcaaagttcgatagccaaaaaaaaatcctcttgtatcatatatatccttgatgtgttttgtgtccttgtccgttggattcaccattacccacttttttttttatataaaagaggtttatttttttgttatgttgcccaaaaacatttgggtaaaaatgttggtttttttgccTATTCtccaaaaatacacattttaaagaaaattttacgTCACAGATGTATTCGTCAAGTTttagccattctaaatatgtatactttagaccaacttTACAATTGAGCAGTTGTGAGGCCCACAAGTTTTCATAATTCTAGCgctaagaccaaccttaatacacaaacaaacataaatccacacaaactttaaaaacaattatattttgttttttgaaataagATTTTCATATGTTCTATTAAAGAGCCATGTTTACACCGAGTCCAAGTTCTCCCATTCAAATTTCTTTAGACAGATTCCACATATCTGACTTACCTATTCCCATATGCACTAGAAGATATCCCTGATCCTGTTAGAGCAAACAAAGGATCCAGTCCTTCCTGATTATCTCCAGGAATCCTCTCAACATGTTGTCTCTGATGACCATGCCTAGCCATATTCCTATCCAGGCTACCATGACGTACAGACACACCTATGCCTGGGATTTCTAGGGCTACTTCTTGATTGGTAGAACTCTGTCTATCTAGACTTTGAGGGCGGTGTTGTCGTCTTTGTCTAGGTGTTTCAGCAGTGAGGGGGTTCCATACTACAGTGCCATCTACAGGACAGGTTGGATGCTCATGGAGAAGCCACTGGTCTATACATGAGATGTGATACTGTGTAAAAAAGGATAACAATCTATCAATATGCAGTGTATATCTTGCTGGGTATATATGTATATCTAGCTTTACCTTGATCTGAATAAGTTGTTATGAGGCTAGTGCCCCTAGAGTGCTCCCTTAACCTGGGGCCTCCTGGTGATGATCAGGGCAGTTATACGCATCACTTTCTCAACTACAATACACTGGGTAACTCTGTCTTGGTTTGGACTAATCCTATGCATCTTGTTCCACCAGGAATGTTACACAGTaatcaaaaagaagaagaaattatGAAGAGGTTATATCCAGAAAACACACCCAACAGGCTTGCCATTGGTCGGTCATGTCCAAGATGTTATTATAGAAGACAGAATGACAATTTTACAAAACCCGAAAGTAGGCAGGGTAATTATTCTCTTTCATGAAGCATACCAGACAGGTGATCATGACCACATAGTTTTACTACATTCTTAAAGTGCATTTAACAAATGTTTATACATGGAGGATTACTTGACAACCTCATCTTATCATCTAAGACAAACCCTACATTGTGTCCTGGTGTTAACAATcacttgctttgttttgtttgacATAGGTGAGTATTTCACTGGTCGCATTATCCTAATCCAGCAGAACATATGTATGCACACTGTACAAAGGTGGTTTGTCAGCACCCTCGCGTGCAACCACTTTGATGTCACTATCAAATTTGAGGTTAAACAAGTTATCTTACCTTATTTCTAAATGGAAGACACTTGTCTCATTTCATATTCCCTAAGACAACCCCACACTGTGTACCAGGCACTTACTTACCTTGTCTTACCTTATGCCTATGGAGACATCCAACTACTTGTCCTGTTTTATATCCCCTAAAACAAGTCTACTTTGAATGTCTGGTGTGTGGTATCAGTACtgacttgtcttgtcttgtcgtAAGTTGCCTTATCTTATGTCTACATGGAAGATATCCAACTACTTGTCCTGTTTTATATCCCCAAAGACAAACCTACATTTTGAATGTCTGGTGTCAGCACTGACTTGTCTTGTCTTAAGTTGCCTTATTTTATGTCTACATGGAAGACATCAGACTATGTGTCCCATTTCATATCCCTAAGACAAACCATGCACTCTGTACCAGACACTCACTTACGAAGTCTAAAGTTGTCTTACCTTTTGGAAGAAAAATATCATATGGAAGACATCCGGATACTTGTCCAGTTTTATATCCCCTAAGACAAACCCTACATAATGCCTGGTGTTAACACTGACTTGTCTTGTCTCTACGTGTCTTACCTTATGTCTACATGGAAGACGTCTGACTACTTGTCCAATTTCATACCCCCTAAGACAAACCCTACACTGTGTCCCTGGTGTCAGCATTGCACTGCCCTGTCTTATTGTCTCCGTTGGGAATGATTTGATAACATTCTCTGGAATGTTGCTAGGTTTGTTAGCTGCATCACTGTAATAGGAATGTCAGAATATAAATGAGACAGCTGAGTTAAATATGGCAGATCATTCTGGTACAGTCAGTGAGCATTTCGTTGGGTGCCAGCTTCCAATCCTAAGGCACCATGTTTAATTTGGTCCTATGACAActggttaggtaccgatgaatCGTTCTATCATACCCTGAACCCTGATGATACAATCAATTGtaccaagcataataattaacatttgcatagtgttatcgtttttcatttaaatacaaaacaagaacACAATGCAAATGTTCTGGGTACGAATTAAAATAGCCATCAATACCTATCagggcaccgatagtgctatcAAATTAGACATTATGTGCCTAAGCatccatgcaaaaaaattttaattcacaAAGGAAACACTTTTATCAGAGATGGACCCTGGGGTCCTGGGATACTTACTTGTCGAGCTGAAGCAACAAGTCATAATCATCTTCTGATAAGTCTCTACTCAGTAAGTCTTCCACAACTGCCTGAGGTAGAGCAGCCCCTGATCCACGCTGAGCTGGTCGCCATCTCTGGGTTGGTTTCTGTAGTATCAATTAACACAAACAAAAGAAAACCAAATGATTGATGAACCATAATGCACTAGGCCAAACTAGCACTTGTACAGTTTCGAGAGGACTGTGAcaggccctctctgacattaTGAAATCCACAGTCCTCTGCGCACTCTGTGTCTGCTTCGTGTGCACTGCAACTCCTCAGTGCGAGAAACCAGTCCTAGGCAGAACCCAAATGCCTCTGCCCACTTTATATATTGTGCCTGTGGCCCACATCACCTCAAAAAACCAGGTCATGTGCAACAAGTTCATACGCAGAGTAATAAAATGTACACAAGCTTCCTAAGCTTGGGTAAATTCACATTAGCTCTCACAGGTGACATGCCTGTCAGTCTCAGGACACTCATTAAGTGCAACTAGAAATGCTGTACCCAACAGCTGGGTGATGATGCACAATATTATTATAAACTTGGTCATCATAAACAAACGGCAGCTCTCTTCGGAAAACATTGATTTGAAAATGTCTATTACCcgtttaaagggacattcagagatGCGTCAATCCCAAACTACACTATTCTTCACACATGtcatatttttgtactttttgaaaCTAATATTGACTGAACTAGCCCCTACAACGAATCAGATCCTACATTTGTCTATGTCAAGAGAGTTTATCTTAATTCTTTATGCTCAGGCATACGCAATTCTGTGCAAATCCAATAGACGCAAAAATAATCAAACCTTtctgatctggtccatgggggccaaaggaagcattttcgaaaattgagttactataattattacattgcacatacaataggctatcatttactgaaaacaccaaaggtctagcatacttggttctaaagttatgaagctttttgatgtctattttcttatgtattttattgttttttactccatattttgacgttgtatctcagtttcaaatttgccgcctttggcccccatggaccagatcgtgtcacatatgacacacatacccccccccccccacacacacacaccaggatAAATGATCTAAAATGCATATCAAATTTCAGGCCAAAGTCCAAGGTTAACTTGAACACAACTGTGCACAATAACTTCCTCAGATTTTTGTGCATACATTTCTCAGTCGTGAACATGGATGTTGAGAATGCCAAATTCTCAAGTTCATCATACATTTACTTCAGTTCAAAGAGAGTGGGATCATGTTTAGTAAACATCATAACAGTTTTTGGAGTATGTTACCTGTCTAAACTGGAAGGAATGTTCTTCATGTACATTATTTGAGAAACAGGTGTGACACAGAGAAAAATCAAAACACTGGGAGCAcctgaaaagaaaaaagaaaaagagagagaACGCATAATCAGTTTGTAAAGCTTTGAGAAACCACTTTCCACCATGATGAGGCAGTGACATTAGTGAGCATTTAACTGAACACAGCTTCTTTAACATGTTAAAggcactgccacatcaaaattgTATAAGGGGTCATGTGCCCCAGATGCTGGGGACGTTGAATCAACCAATTTATGaacggaaataaaaaaaaatctatcaATTCAGTGCCTCTTCGAAACGGTGTTAGTAAAAATGTTTGTGAGCTTCAATCAAAAATTGTCATCATGAGACCATTTAAGGTCTGATTACAACAAAATTAGTAACATTTATGCAAATTGTTATGTACTCTGCACAAAACTTTGTTCAAGAAGAGTCATCATGGGAGCAGATAGGCCGGAGGGGCTGCTATTCCCCATCATTTCCCTAGCACCACAAACACCAGCTACAACCCAACAAGCAACATTCACATGTCATTTATGTTATAAGAATAAGGAAGTGTTTTCAGATTATTTTGTCTGtacttttgctatgtttgtaaacAATATAACATATACTGCCATTTCATTTTGGCAGATATTTTGAATGTTTGTGATTCAGTCTGCTATCAAAGTATTCAATAAACAGCATCTTCTAGTAGTAAACAAAGCACTGTGATCCTACCTACTTATAACACTTCCCTGTAATTGGTGACCGATTGCATCCCTTACACACCACTCTCATGGAGTGATCCTACCTACCTGTAACATTTCCATGTAATTGGTGACTGATTGCACACCACTCCCACTTGGAGTGATCCTACCTACCTATAACATTTCCCTGTAGTGACTGCATCCCTTACACACCACTCCCACTTGGAGTGATCCTACCTACCTGTAACATTTCCATGTAATTGGTGACTGATTGCACACCACTCCCACTTGGAGTGATCCTACCTACCTATAACATTTCCCTGTAGTGACTGCATCCCTTACACACCACTCCCACTTGGAGTGATCCTACCTACCTGTAACATTTCCATGTAATTGGTGACTGATTACATCCCTTACACACCACTCCCACTTGGAGTGATCCTACCTACCTATAACATTTCCCTGTAATTGGTGACTGATTGCATCCCTTACACACCACTCCCACTTGGAGTGATCCTACCTACCTATAACATTTCCCTGTAATTGGTGACTGATTACATCCCTTACACACCACTCCCACTTGGAGTGATCCTACCTACCTGTAACATTTCCCTGTAATTGGTGACTGATTGCATCCCTTACACACCACTCCCACTTGGAGTGATCCTACTTACCTATAACATTTCCCAGTAATTGGTGACTGATTACATGCCTTACACACCACTCCGACTTGGAGTGATCCTACATACCTGTAACATTTCCCTGTAATTGGTGACTGATTGCATCCCTTACACACCACTCCCACTTGGAGTGATCCTACCTACCTGTAACATTTCCCAGTAATTGGTGACTGATTACATGCCTTACACACCACTCCCACTTGGAGTGATCCTACCTACCTGTAACATTTCCCAGTAATTGGTGACTGATTGCATCCCTTACACACCACTCCCACTTGGAGTGATCCTACTTACCTATAACATTTCCCTGTAATTGGTGACTGATTACATGCCTTACACACCACTCCCACTTGGAGTGATCCTACCTACCTGTAACATTTCCCTGTAATTGGTGACTGATTGCATCCCTTACATACCACTCCCACTTGGAGTGATCCTACCTACCTGTAACATTTCCCTGTAATTGGTGACTGATTACATCCCTTACACACCACTCCCACTTGGAGTGATCCTACCTACCTATAACATTTCCCAGTAATTGGTGACTGATTGCATCCCTTACACACCACTCCCACTTGGAGTGATCCTACCTACCTATAACATTTCCCTGTAATTGGTGACTGATTGCATCCCTTACACACCACTCCCACTTGGAGTGATCCTACCTACCTGTAACATTTCCCTGTAATTGGTGACTGATTACATGCCTTACACACCACTCCCACTTGGAGTGATCCTACCTACCTGTAACATTTCCCTGTAATTGGTGACTGATTACATGCCTTACACACCACTCCCACTTGGAGTGATCCTACCTACCTGTAACATTTCCCTGTAATTGGTGACTGATTGCATCCCTTACACACCACTCTCATGGAGTGATCCTACCTACCTATAACATTTCCCTGTAATTGGTGACTGATTACATCCCTTACACACCACTCTCATGGAGTGATCCTACCTACCTGTAACATTTCCCTGTAATTGGTGACTGATTGCATCCCTTACACACCACTCTCATGGAGTGATCCTACCTACCTGTAACATTTCCCTGTAATTGGTGACTGATTACACACCACTCCCACTTGGAGTGATCCTACCTACCTGTAACACTTCCCTGTAATTGGTGACCGATTGCATCCCTTACACACCACTCCCACTTGGAGTGATCCTACCTACCTGTAACATTTCCCTGTAATTGGTGACTGATTACACACCACTCCCACTTGGAGTGATCCTACCTACCTATAACATTTCCCTGTAATTGGTGACTGATTGCATCCCTTACACACCACTCCCACTTGGAGTGATCCTACCTACCTGTAACATTTCCCTGTAATTGGTGACTGATTGCATCCCTTACACACCACTCCCACTTGGAGTGATCCTACCTACCTGTAACATTTCCCTGTAATTGGTGACTGATTGCATCCCTTACACACCACTCCCACTTGGAGTGATCCTACCTACCTGTAACATTTCCATGTAATTGGTGACTGATTACATCCCTTACACACCACTCCCACTTGGAGTGATCCTACCTACCTATAACATTTCCCTGTAATTGGTGACTGATTGCATCCCTTACACACCACTCCCACTTGGAGTGATCCTACCTACCTGTAACATTTCCATGTAATTGGTGACTGATTACACACCACTCCCACTTGGAGTGATCCTACCTACCTATAACTGATTACATCCCTTACACTCCCACTTGGAGTGATCCTACCTACCTGTAACATTTCCCTGTAATTGGTGACTGATTGCATCCCTTACACACCACTCCCATGTGTATATCATCACGTCTTTCTTGTCTAGTTTTTTGTAGTGTTGCTGTTCTGTATTCTGCTTGTAGGTCTGTCAACTGGCCGTAGTCTTCCCGACACAGAGGACAGCGGATGACAACCTCACCGGTAGATTTCTGGTGTTCAGCCCAAACTTTCATGCACCTGATATGTGTACTTTTGCCACACCCATATCtacaaataaaaagaaatgatagATTGCAAATGATTGTAGAGTTTTGGGAAAGGGCAAAAGGGCAGTACATAGACTTCATCCACTGCCAAAAATCAGGCCAAATTATTGGGATGATTACTGATCTTTACTTCACACAAGTACAATGCATATAATCTGGCAATACCACAATGCATACAAACTAGATATAGAATGTAGATTTACAGAGCCTTCCATTGCAGTGAACAGATTCTGACATCTGCATAGACTACAGCCTTTGGTATAATTATTCGGCACTAAGTTGGCACTATTGCTTAATAATGgtgtaaataaaaacacaaaactgAACACCCTGGTCTGTTGACACATTGAATATAATCTATTTGTGCCAGGGGCAAAATTAAGGACATGTTTGCTATTTcacaataaagaaaataaaataaaaataaataacaagaaCTGTGTACACAACTGCCACAGCCATATTCAATGGGGGGCACTTTACTACATGCAGGCCATATAAGAACAGAATGGGAATGCTAATTAGAGTAGGGACTAACACTATAAAAAAAACTCACTGAAATCTAAAAAGAACACTGAAATAGTATCACTGTAATAAACACTGAAATAATCATGCACTGAAACACCTCTGAAAATGTGATCATTTCAATGTGATTCATTAATCCCACTGAGATTATCAAATTTTCAGTGGTGTCAGTTTCAGTGAATATTTCAATGTTGTTCATTTCAGCgacactttttttaaatttcagtgacttttttcatgattatttttaCTTTATATAATTAGGTCCATAACTGGACCAATATGGAAAAGAAGATACACCTTCATTATGCGCCTGGCTCTTACCTACAATATGTGACTGGTTCCCGTTTCTCCAGCAGTTCATCCTGGCATATCGGGCAAACATCATCTTCTGTAATTTCTTTCTGTTGTAGGACCTCTCTGCCATCTCCAGTAGCATGTTTCTCAGGTTGATTACCAGCCTTCTTGGCAAGTTCTATAGCTCGTCTAGTAGGTCTTTGTTCTTTTTTGGCTATACCTTGAAGGAGCTCGTTGATTTCTCTTTCCACAAGACCCAATTGAAATGACACTGTGTGAttgaatgcaaaaaaaatgtaatCAATGTGCAAGCACACACACACCTATTATACTCCTATTCCTGCACCTGCAACCATTATGGACTCCTGGATATTACACAAGCAAACATTAACCAAGGACATGACAATGGTAACATTTCACTATTGAAACCATGTGACTTTTAAACACAAATCTGACAAATTAATTGGCACATCGTGGACCTGGCATTATACCTCAAATGGGGCCTGTATGATATATTATCTCAATAGGTGAGCAGTGCCCTCTGGAAAAGGTTTAGCCAAGGACGTACATGGTTCTAATATGTTGAATTTAAGCTcacaaaatgtggaaacaaagtTCATGGTTGTAGGAGGGGGGAAccttatattataatataatgtgTTCACTGACAAAATGTGGATGTTCAGCAAACACTTTTGGAACTTTCACCATCTGAACATATATGGTAGCCTGTGGCAAGATAAATCTGGCATGCTATAGCAAAAAACACCAACATGCAAACACCCACCCCTGGTACATACCTCAGGCAGTGTTTGAAGTAAGCAGTGTGGTAAATAAGCAAAAATTACcacgggccatttgggcccttgttcTTGAATCTTTGGGGGCCCTCACAAACTTTTGCGGGCCCAAATAAATTGAATTTACAAAGTCAAAACATACTAAATTAGCAAATATTTTCACAGAAAGTATATTTAAATTTACCAAAATAAAGTTGGGAGTAGTAATTTCCCAGCTAAGAAACTCACAGTCGACGTAAAATAAGCATATCGCCAGAGCCGTCAGCCAGAGTATTTAGTGTGATTTTAATAATATGATGGACATCAGCCGGGGAAAATCCAGGAAAATTGTGTTTCTGGAACTTTGAGATCCTTCAAATTTCAGCAAAGAGTAAGCTGAAACcatagccaatattttattttggtaGTGAAAATACAGAAACATCCCAAAATCATGGTCTTTTATTGATGTAGTAAAACGTCACCAGAAGACCTCCAGAAAACCTAGATGAGCATCATTGAGCCTGAGCCATTCCATTTTTTACAGGGGGGAGATGTTCAAGGTATAAAAAGTGTGTCAAATAAATATAGTTTTGGCTGGCCCAAGTGAACATTTTCGTGCAAATAATATTCTTAATATtagttttatttgtataatttttttgtcTTACTATTTGTATCCCTTGAAAGTGCACACAAACAAAATTATGACttatttttatttactttacTCTATTTGGAAATACTGGTTCACCCCCACTGGACCTTAGTAAAACAAGAAGGATGTTTCAATACAACAAGAAGCATGGCGACCTGGCGATCGTGAAGTTCTCAGTCACACTAAATCATGTTGATTTTGGCATAAGAGCGTGGAAAATGAAcacatttcttgaaaaaatatgCATTTAAAATTAATCTCCATTATGAATTGGCGTAGTATGGACGATGTCTTGgaagattttttgtattttcagtcccgtttttcagtaagcttaaatttattttttaattaaatttttttttcacggGCCAGGCGGGCCCGCACGGCACATTTTCATCGGGCCCGCATTGATTTTCACGGGCTACGGGCCCGAGGGCCCGCCTTATTTACCACGCTGGAAGTAAGGATTAGGACAGTCAAAATATGGATAAGGAGGAAGAAGGAGCGCAACACCATAACTAAGATGAGGTCATTTACAATCTTTACCACCCTgtttcaaagtgatgaaaaacatGCAATGGTGATTCCTGCTACAGTAAAGATGCACAACTGAAGTTTAACAAGTCCATTCTGAAGCAAATGTACCAATTCACCTGTAATTTGAATGTTTTTGTAATATAAATCCAAATATATTGAAACTAATAAATGTAATGTACCTTGACACATCTATTGGTTTCATATTTGTCTATGTATCTAATAATGCATTTAGATGCTTATCTCAGTCCATTGTTAGATTATAAATACAGAAACATTTTACTTACATGGATTTTCCCTTGGTACCCTGAATTTCTTCAAAAGAACCCTGCAAAAATAAACCACAGAAATTAGACATTTTAGAAAATGTCTTATTTCTCAATCCAAGGGCTAAGAGCAAAATACACTTGGCTTGTTGGGAGTGACATTTCTTTTGGAGTTGGGAGTGACATTTTCTCCAATTCTGTtaatttttttgccttatacaaGCCAGTATGCTTAAATTATAAGCTTTTCAGCTTGGCTTGGGCATTTTGCTTGAGCCAGATCTCATCAGGACTCAAGCGTGTGTCCGCATGGACTGACTTGttaaacacaaacacacaaatgtcTTTGCGGTGGAAATTACTGATAACTTGGGTTGCAAACATTGCCCAACTTTAAAATGCAACAACAACGATAATATGGGTAAAAATGAGTGAGGGAAATCACTTTTTTAGACTGTGTTAAGTCTGACAATGGTGAAAAATCGCTCAGAGGTTGTAGCCACTGGCTAAGGGGACTTAGAAGCAAAAAACCTAATGGGTGATCTTATTTTGTTTATAGCATTAATCATGGATGTCCGTAAATTAAACCACATCATGAGTtaatatgatgcgatcaagctaacaTGAGTCTTCTTGtcaagcaaaatcaaaatttagttttaaatgtATACGCTATATTAAAGTTTAGAGCTTTATTTCAATGAAAACTTTATCACAATTGAACTTACTGTTCTAAAGAAATGGCcatttaatgctggtttcatacgtATACTTTTGAGCAGCACCCTGCTAAGCGGCAGCGgaatgactctgaaagccaatgttCTGGCACAGTACCACTCTGTGCTCTTTGGCCACACcactcccgagttgacttgaattcaactcctagcaaTCTGCCGCTTTGAGAAAAGTGGTGGAGTGATTGATCTATCAGCTTGCAGCTGGTCACCACTAGCATTCCTGGTgcaactgcgcagtgaagcaaaatcgtcatcaaagcggcaagcggcaggaaagtatgaaaccagcatagaacaataaaatacaaaagcttTATCACAACACAAATAGCTTATATGGAGGAGTAATTATCTTCACAATAGAAttccattttctttacaaataaaatgtcaaactcaCACACAACTTACCAGCAGATATGTTTACAAAGGTCCTTTTCTTTATGAAATACTGGGCAGGTACATGTATGGGGATCACCAAGAAACACCTGTATATGTAAAGGAAATCATGTGATAGAAATGATAGCTCTGATTAGGAGTGCAGGTCCTCAACCAGTATGTTGGAACCAATTAATATCCTACAATTcactagcctttcaacaaggctctgcctggagTACCGTATTGGGAGCGCCATCTATATTATTCTACTTCGGTGCTCCGCTCGCGGCTTCGACGCTCGCCCCCCTCTAGGATTgtgaggtctttgacaaagactaacaATTCACAGAGTTCACAGTAAGTTGGTCAATCAATTATCAATTTACATTGTTTAGCAGAACATGTgacatttttatacaaactttCAGAGCCCTATACCAGACTCCCACCTTATTTCAGTGCTTCTTTGTTGGGAAGAATACTCAATTCCATTGCATATCCAACCTATGCATGTATGCATGGTTGGTTGATCACATGATACACAttaacagggtcttagctagccacccgtctggccgtcattttaggcggccagtttgctcctgggacgggcaaaattaataatgcctttgacagatgctatattataaattatatgttttgagaagctaattgccctttttagtagacccaatttgtagaataaggccatatcagcacatatttgaactctttgaacccccaatgggctataatagatgtctggtaaatggtttttaaaggtcaaattaggacagtcaatttattcaaatgacggccaaccctcaatttctagctaagaccctgcacaTTAACACTGAGGATAAGGTGATAGAGATAAGGCAGAAccaatattttgagtaatggATGCTGACACGGTCAGTGACAAGTGCCCGCCTCTTTGTACTCCTTAGGCATCCTCTGGAAACAATTTTCCAGCTTGCTCTGCTCTCTGATGCACAATTTTCTCCACTTAAAAAACACTTGTATACATGTTACAAGAGCCCATAGATCATCAACCCTGTGAGATGTGTTGTATTTCCAATGATATACACACCTGAAACATACTCCCAGTTCACCCATGTGGCCCAACAACAGTGCCAAGATGTTTGACATTTGTTATGTGGCCCTTAGATTAATAAAAAAAAGGTGGCCAGCACCCTCTTCACATAGATGAGATC
Proteins encoded in this region:
- the LOC140151242 gene encoding E3 ubiquitin-protein ligase ZSWIM2-like yields the protein MARSVSWRRSPSDAASWHQDQSQTAIIYILRETGPTGFLLKEEGETKKYKVFLGDPHTCTCPVFHKEKDLCKHICWVLLKKFRVPRENPLSFQLGLVEREINELLQGIAKKEQRPTRRAIELAKKAGNQPEKHATGDGREVLQQKEITEDDVCPICQDELLEKREPVTYCRYGCGKSTHIRCMKVWAEHQKSTGEVVIRCPLCREDYGQLTDLQAEYRTATLQKTRQERRDDIHMGVVCKGCNQSPITGKCYRCSQCFDFSLCHTCFSNNVHEEHSFQFRQKPTQRWRPAQRGSGAALPQAVVEDLLSRDLSEDDYDLLLQLDNDAANKPSNIPENVIKSFPTETIRQGSAMLTPGTQCRVCLRGYEIGQVVRRLPCRHKYHISCIDQWLLHEHPTCPVDGTVVWNPLTAETPRQRRQHRPQSLDRQSSTNQEVALEIPGIGVSVRHGSLDRNMARHGHQRQHVERIPGDNQEGLDPLFALTGSGISSSAYGNSGSRNTSARNPNQSSQRRGGTNRPQRGSLVSKRTDNHRTTSGDHVRLVNSMSVMGAGGNAINRQEEHTRHGDAGRLPQHGRTDVHVGNHRQNPAILRRPPAGSNSRHHSGNSQSDSAILNQNLTHHMDSLAIGNPQMASSPGRTGAAVATGGPGWRPPPAMLTNERSHVSSIPLPREAAMTPVVGNQQINMSGRSKKPPLPDGGGVGERGRRNSRSEISRRGSRSSSASGRGRERLNGGESPHRQGLDNMFLGSPTGNLVISQSASAPGSPSNRGRRSNHPRVQSKPGHSSGEGASHGSSTEPLDMALTGNRVTAPTP